The Kitasatospora paranensis genome has a window encoding:
- a CDS encoding VIT1/CCC1 transporter family protein has protein sequence MRRAQAADPRGGHHRDVNGGWLRPAVFGAMDGLVSNLALMTGVVGGDVGHSAIVLTGLAGLAAGACSMAAGEYTSVASQRELVEAELEAERLELSRNPQGELAELAQLYVAKGVDPDLAQEVARQLSRDPEQTLAVHAREELGVDPDDLPSPIVAAASSFGCFAIGALLPLLPYLLGATALWPALLLAAAGLFLCGAVVARVTARSWWFSGVRQLLLGGAAAGVTFLLGRLIGGQVG, from the coding sequence ATCCGGCGAGCCCAAGCCGCGGATCCCCGCGGAGGGCACCACCGCGACGTCAACGGCGGCTGGCTGCGGCCGGCGGTGTTCGGCGCGATGGACGGTCTGGTCTCCAACCTGGCCCTGATGACCGGCGTGGTCGGCGGCGACGTGGGGCACAGCGCGATCGTGCTGACCGGCCTGGCGGGGCTCGCCGCCGGGGCCTGCTCGATGGCGGCCGGCGAGTACACCTCGGTGGCCTCCCAGCGGGAGCTGGTGGAGGCCGAGCTGGAGGCCGAGCGGCTGGAGCTCAGCCGCAACCCGCAGGGCGAGCTGGCCGAACTGGCCCAGCTGTACGTGGCCAAGGGCGTCGACCCGGACCTCGCGCAGGAGGTGGCCCGGCAGCTGTCCCGCGACCCCGAGCAGACGCTCGCCGTGCACGCCCGCGAGGAGCTCGGCGTGGACCCGGACGACCTGCCGTCGCCGATCGTCGCGGCGGCGTCCTCGTTCGGCTGCTTCGCGATCGGCGCGCTGCTGCCGCTGCTGCCCTACCTGCTGGGCGCGACCGCGCTCTGGCCGGCGCTGCTGCTGGCCGCGGCGGGCCTGTTCCTGTGCGGTGCGGTGGTGGCCCGGGTGACCGCGCGCAGCTGGTGGTTCAGCGGTGTGCGGCAGCTGCTGCTGGGCGGTGCCGCGGCCGGGGTGACCTTCCTGCTGGGTCGGCTGATCGGCGGACAGGTCGGCTGA
- a CDS encoding DsbA family protein, producing MSEKNREGKRTARERLKAQQAVDDARSKRKKQLAVGGVVLAVIAAAVVVGVVVQNQRSKPDTPTAAPAGTIGDKNLVIPVGAADAPSVLTVYEDPRCPACGAFEREFSPTIDQLQDQGKLVVHSHIVSFIDRSLGGKGSKTAANALGCAQTAGRFRDYHDVLYRNQPDETSDAFGDKKTLLDLAKQVPGLSTPAFESCVNDGTYAGWVSAVQQDFDKSSFKSTPTLLLNGEPIYPKKGDEQISPDNLVKWVNEANQGKKLGATGSNGQSPAPSSTAAESNTPPSP from the coding sequence ATGAGCGAGAAGAACCGCGAAGGCAAGCGCACCGCCCGCGAGCGCCTGAAGGCGCAACAGGCCGTCGACGACGCCCGCAGCAAGCGCAAGAAGCAGCTGGCCGTCGGCGGTGTCGTGCTGGCGGTGATCGCCGCCGCGGTGGTGGTCGGCGTGGTGGTGCAGAATCAGCGCTCCAAGCCCGACACCCCGACGGCCGCCCCCGCCGGCACCATCGGCGACAAGAACCTCGTCATCCCGGTCGGCGCGGCCGACGCCCCCTCGGTGCTCACCGTGTACGAGGACCCGCGCTGCCCCGCCTGCGGCGCCTTCGAGCGCGAGTTCTCGCCCACCATCGACCAGCTGCAGGACCAGGGCAAGCTGGTCGTGCACTCCCACATCGTCTCGTTCATCGACCGCTCGCTCGGCGGCAAGGGCTCCAAGACGGCCGCCAACGCGCTGGGCTGCGCGCAGACCGCCGGCCGCTTCCGCGACTACCACGACGTGCTCTACCGCAACCAGCCGGACGAGACCTCCGACGCCTTCGGCGACAAGAAGACCCTGCTCGACCTCGCCAAGCAGGTGCCCGGGCTGAGCACCCCCGCCTTCGAGAGCTGCGTCAACGACGGCACGTACGCGGGCTGGGTCTCCGCCGTCCAGCAGGACTTCGACAAGTCCAGCTTCAAGTCCACCCCGACGCTGCTGCTCAACGGCGAGCCGATCTACCCGAAGAAGGGCGACGAGCAGATCTCCCCGGACAACCTCGTGAAGTGGGTGAACGAGGCCAACCAGGGCAAGAAGCTCGGCGCCACCGGCTCGAACGGCCAGAGCCCGGCGCCGTCCAGCACCGCCGCGGAGTCCAACACGCCGCCGTCGCCCTGA
- a CDS encoding MauE/DoxX family redox-associated membrane protein, translating into MASQQTVQAHRPGALRRVVQGPASEWIGLAVRLGLALVWGWAGLAKISDPAEAAQAVRAYEILPESLVKPIGYGLPFLELALALLLLIGLGTRIVAVVSAALLLTFIAGITSAWARGISIDCGCFGGGGAVDASKTEYLQEILRDTGFLLLAAWLIARPRTRLSVDSWLAS; encoded by the coding sequence ATGGCCAGCCAGCAGACGGTGCAGGCGCACCGCCCCGGAGCCCTGCGCCGAGTCGTCCAGGGGCCGGCCTCCGAGTGGATCGGCCTGGCCGTCCGGCTGGGCCTGGCCCTCGTCTGGGGCTGGGCCGGGCTGGCCAAGATCTCCGACCCGGCCGAGGCCGCCCAGGCCGTCCGGGCCTACGAGATCCTGCCGGAGTCCCTGGTCAAGCCCATCGGGTACGGCCTGCCCTTCCTGGAGCTCGCCCTGGCCCTGCTGCTGCTGATCGGCCTCGGCACCCGGATCGTCGCCGTCGTCTCCGCCGCCCTGCTGCTCACCTTCATCGCGGGCATCACCTCGGCCTGGGCGCGCGGCATCTCCATCGACTGCGGCTGCTTCGGCGGCGGCGGCGCCGTCGACGCCTCCAAGACCGAGTACCTCCAGGAGATCCTCCGCGACACCGGCTTCCTGCTGCTCGCGGCCTGGCTGATCGCCCGTCCGAGGACACGGCTGTCGGTCGACTCCTGGCTCGCCTCCTGA
- the trpA gene encoding tryptophan synthase subunit alpha encodes MASKLSTTLAAAKAEGRAALIGYLPAGFPTVDGGIAAIGALLEGGCDVVEVGLPHSDPVLDGPTIQTADDIALRGGVRIKDVFRTVAEVAAAHPGAPVLVMTYWNPVDRYGVARFAADLAAAGGAGCILPDLPVEESDEWRKAAGEHGLDTVFVVAPSSKDGRLAEVTAAGSGFVYAAAVMGVTGTRAAVGNLAEDLVARTRATTDLPVCVGLGVSDAGQAAEVAAFADGVIVGSAFVQRILAADGDEGRALADVRALAADLAAGVRRR; translated from the coding sequence ATGGCGTCCAAGCTCAGCACCACCCTGGCCGCCGCCAAGGCCGAGGGCCGCGCGGCGCTGATCGGCTACCTGCCGGCCGGCTTCCCCACCGTGGACGGCGGCATCGCCGCGATCGGCGCCCTCCTGGAGGGCGGCTGCGACGTCGTCGAGGTCGGCCTGCCGCACTCCGACCCCGTCCTGGACGGCCCGACCATCCAGACCGCCGACGACATCGCGCTGCGCGGCGGCGTCCGGATCAAGGACGTGTTCCGCACCGTCGCCGAGGTCGCCGCCGCGCACCCCGGGGCCCCGGTCCTGGTGATGACCTACTGGAACCCGGTCGACCGCTACGGGGTCGCCCGGTTCGCGGCCGACCTCGCGGCCGCAGGCGGGGCCGGCTGCATCCTGCCGGATCTGCCGGTCGAGGAGTCCGACGAGTGGCGCAAGGCCGCCGGCGAGCACGGTCTGGACACCGTGTTCGTGGTCGCGCCGAGCAGCAAGGACGGCCGGCTCGCCGAGGTGACCGCGGCCGGCAGCGGCTTCGTCTACGCCGCCGCGGTGATGGGCGTGACCGGCACCCGTGCCGCCGTCGGCAACCTCGCCGAGGACCTGGTCGCCCGCACCCGGGCCACCACCGACCTGCCGGTCTGCGTCGGCCTGGGCGTCTCCGACGCCGGCCAGGCCGCCGAGGTCGCCGCCTTCGCGGACGGCGTCATCGTCGGCTCGGCGTTCGTCCAGCGGATCCTGGCGGCCGACGGCGACGAGGGCCGCGCCCTCGCGGACGTCCGGGCGCTGGCCGCCGACCTGGCGGCGGGCGTGCGCCGCCGCTGA
- the trpB gene encoding tryptophan synthase subunit beta — protein sequence MSEKDYLPGAQVPDARGYFGAYGGRFIPEALVAAVEQVAEEYEKARTDPAFAAELDGLLKDYTGRPSPLTDVHRFSAEAGGARVLLKREDLNHTGSHKINNVLGQALLTKRMGKTRIIAETGAGQHGVATATACALFGFDCTIYMGEVDTQRQALNVARMRMLGAEVVSVTSGSRTLKDAINEAFRDWVANVDSTHYLFGTVAGPHPFPMMVRDFHRVIGVEARQQVLERTGRLPDAVVACVGGGSNAMGIFHEFIPDAGVRLIGCEAAGEGAETPRHAATLTKGDPGVLHGSRTYVLQDEDGQTIESHSISAGLDYPGVGPEHAWLKDTGRAEYRPVTDDAAMQALRLLSRTEGIIPAIESAHALAGALELGRELGPEATILVSLSGRGDKDMHTAAEYFGLYDSNGGK from the coding sequence ATGTCCGAGAAGGACTATCTGCCCGGGGCCCAGGTCCCGGACGCCCGCGGCTACTTCGGCGCCTACGGCGGACGTTTCATCCCGGAGGCGCTGGTCGCCGCCGTGGAACAGGTCGCCGAGGAGTACGAGAAGGCCAGGACCGACCCGGCCTTCGCCGCCGAGCTCGACGGCCTGCTGAAGGACTACACCGGCCGGCCGAGCCCGCTCACCGACGTCCACCGCTTCTCCGCGGAGGCGGGCGGCGCGCGCGTCCTGCTCAAGCGCGAGGACCTCAACCACACCGGCTCGCACAAGATCAACAATGTGCTGGGCCAGGCCCTGCTCACCAAGCGGATGGGCAAGACCCGGATCATCGCCGAGACCGGCGCCGGCCAGCACGGCGTGGCCACCGCCACCGCCTGCGCGCTGTTCGGCTTCGACTGCACCATCTACATGGGCGAGGTCGACACGCAGCGCCAGGCGCTGAACGTCGCCCGGATGCGGATGCTCGGCGCCGAGGTCGTCTCGGTGACCTCCGGCAGCCGCACCCTCAAGGACGCCATCAACGAGGCGTTCCGCGACTGGGTCGCCAACGTCGACTCCACGCACTACCTGTTCGGCACGGTGGCCGGCCCCCACCCGTTCCCGATGATGGTCCGCGACTTCCACCGGGTCATCGGCGTGGAGGCCCGGCAGCAGGTCCTGGAGCGCACCGGGCGGCTGCCCGACGCGGTCGTCGCCTGCGTCGGCGGCGGCTCCAACGCGATGGGCATCTTCCACGAGTTCATCCCGGACGCCGGCGTGCGCCTGATCGGCTGCGAGGCGGCCGGCGAGGGCGCCGAGACCCCGCGGCACGCGGCCACCCTCACCAAGGGCGACCCCGGCGTGCTGCACGGCTCCCGCACCTACGTCCTGCAGGACGAGGACGGCCAGACCATCGAGAGCCACTCCATCTCGGCGGGCCTGGACTACCCGGGCGTCGGCCCCGAGCACGCCTGGCTGAAGGACACCGGCCGCGCCGAGTACCGCCCGGTCACCGACGACGCCGCCATGCAGGCGCTGCGCCTGCTGTCCCGCACCGAGGGCATCATCCCGGCCATCGAGAGCGCCCACGCGCTGGCCGGCGCCCTGGAGCTCGGCCGCGAGCTCGGCCCGGAGGCGACCATCCTGGTCAGCCTCTCCGGCCGCGGCGACAAGGACATGCACACCGCAGCCGAGTACTTCGGCCTGTACGACAGCAACGGGGGCAAGTGA
- the trpM gene encoding tryptophan biosynthesis modulator TrpM → MSLASRLAPGCRPRGCRAPARRVLGRRVRYVIGCEPGQVPGRRWRGTCG, encoded by the coding sequence ATGTCACTCGCGTCCCGACTCGCCCCCGGCTGCCGCCCGCGCGGCTGCCGCGCGCCCGCACGCCGGGTGCTGGGGCGGCGGGTGCGCTACGTGATCGGCTGTGAGCCCGGCCAGGTGCCGGGCCGTCGATGGCGCGGGACGTGCGGCTGA
- the trpC gene encoding indole-3-glycerol phosphate synthase TrpC, with protein sequence MSVLDEIIDGVREDLAERQARVSLDELKELAAKAPVAKDGVAALRGDGVRVICEVKRSSPSKGALAAIADPAALARDYAAGGAAAISVLTEQRRFGGSLADLDTVRAAVDTPVLRKDFIVTAYQLWEARAHGADLALLIVAALEQPALVSLIERAESIGLTPLVEVHDEEEIARAVDAGAKIIGVNARNLKTLEVDRNTFANVADTIPSGIVKVAESGVRGPLDVIQYANLGADAVLVGESLVTGKDPKAAVADLVAAGAHPALRHKG encoded by the coding sequence GTGAGTGTGCTCGACGAGATCATCGACGGGGTCCGTGAGGACCTCGCCGAGCGACAGGCCCGGGTCTCCCTGGACGAGCTCAAGGAGCTCGCCGCCAAGGCGCCCGTGGCCAAGGACGGCGTGGCCGCGCTGCGCGGCGACGGTGTCCGGGTGATCTGCGAGGTCAAGCGCTCCAGCCCCTCGAAGGGCGCGCTGGCGGCCATCGCCGACCCGGCCGCCCTGGCCCGGGACTACGCGGCGGGCGGCGCCGCCGCGATCAGCGTGCTGACCGAGCAGCGCCGGTTCGGCGGTTCGCTCGCCGACCTCGACACCGTGCGTGCCGCGGTCGACACGCCCGTCCTGCGCAAGGACTTCATCGTCACCGCCTACCAGCTCTGGGAGGCCCGTGCGCACGGCGCCGACCTGGCGCTGCTGATCGTTGCCGCGCTGGAGCAGCCGGCCCTCGTCTCGCTCATCGAGCGCGCCGAGTCGATCGGCCTGACCCCGCTGGTCGAGGTGCACGACGAGGAGGAGATCGCGCGCGCGGTGGACGCCGGCGCGAAGATCATCGGCGTCAACGCCCGCAACCTCAAGACCCTCGAGGTCGACCGCAACACCTTCGCCAACGTGGCCGACACCATCCCGTCCGGGATCGTGAAGGTCGCCGAGTCCGGTGTCCGCGGCCCGCTGGACGTCATCCAGTACGCCAACCTCGGCGCCGACGCGGTGCTGGTCGGCGAGTCGCTGGTGACCGGCAAGGACCCGAAGGCCGCCGTGGCCGACCTGGTCGCGGCCGGCGCCCACCCGGCCCTGCGCCACAAGGGCTGA
- a CDS encoding DUF2752 domain-containing protein — MNAPAAPVPLGRRMLRPLAALTAVALPTAYVASVDPNSPGHYPVCPVLRATGWWCPGCGGLRCVHALTRGDLTAAGHDNLLVMVLAGVVAVLWLRWAWAALTGGPAPGWRSAAGRRCC; from the coding sequence GTGAACGCTCCCGCCGCCCCGGTGCCGCTCGGCCGCCGGATGCTCCGCCCGCTGGCCGCCCTGACGGCCGTGGCGCTGCCCACCGCGTACGTCGCCTCCGTGGACCCGAACAGCCCCGGCCACTACCCGGTCTGCCCGGTGCTCCGGGCCACCGGCTGGTGGTGCCCCGGCTGCGGCGGCCTGCGCTGTGTCCACGCCCTCACCCGGGGCGACCTGACCGCCGCCGGCCACGACAACCTGCTGGTCATGGTGCTCGCCGGGGTGGTGGCGGTGCTCTGGCTCCGCTGGGCCTGGGCGGCGCTCACCGGCGGCCCGGCCCCCGGGTGGCGATCGGCGGCCGGCAGACGGTGCTGCTGA